AGCGCGCTGTTCCTGGTACGGGAATGGCTGAAGGGGCAGGGGCGACTGTAGTGGCCTGATGCCCTCACCCCAACCCTCTCCCACGGGAGAGGGAGCAAACACAAAAACGGCAACCCGAGGTTGCCGTTTTGCTTTGTTGTCAGAACAGCTCGTGCGTCTCGCCGTTATCAATAATCTCTGTACCCACCTCATGTACCGCCTGCGTGGTAGGCTGCGTACCTTCGATGAAATACTCCTCGCGACTATTGCCACCGTTAGCTAACTGTCCGGTGCTGCGGTCGATATTGACCGTGACCACACCTGGAGGCGGCGTCAGTGGTTGTTCCGGCACGCCCTCAAGAACGGATTTCATATAGGCATCCCAGGCCGGTTGCGCACTTTTGGCCCCGCCTTCGTAGCCGGAAATCTGATCTTTAATCGCGCCAGACGCCGTGGTGCGGCCTAAATCGCGGCGGTGATCGTCAAAGCCGATCCAGACCGAAGTCACCACGCCCGGACCGTAGCCGGAGAACCAGGCATCTTTCGAGCTGTTGGTGGTCCCGGTTTTACCGCCGATGTCATGGCGCTGTAAATCACGCCCTGCACGCCAGCCGGTACCCTGCCAGCCCGGTTCACCGAAGATGTTGGTGTTCAGCGCGCTCTTGATCAGGAAAGAGAGCGGGGTGTTGATCACATGCGGGGCATATTCCTGCGCACCGGTCTGTGCGACCAGCGCCTGGTTTGCCTGTTCCAGCTGTGGCTGTGGCAGCACACCGTTCTGCTGCTCCTGCGACACGGCAACGTCTTCCATGTCCTTGTTCTCAAGCACCTCAGATTTCGGCGTATTGCCGTAAATTACCGGAATATCGCACTCCGCGCAGGCGATTTTAGGCTTCGCTTCGAACAGCACACCGCCCTGGTCATTCTCGATTTTACTGATGAAGTACGGGTCAATCAGGAAGCCGCCGTTAGCCATGACCGAATACCCACGCGCCACCTGCAGCGGCGTGAACGAAGCCGAGCCTAACGCCAGCGATTCGGTACGCACGATATTCTGTGCCGGGAAGCCAAAGCGTTGCAGATACTCTGCCGCGTAGTCGACGCCCATGGCACGCATCGCACGCACCATCACCACGTTTTTCGACTGTCCCAGACCCTGACGAAGACGAATAGGGCCAGCATATTCCGCAGGGGAGTTCTTCGGCTGCCAGTCGGAACCGGCACCGGCATCCCAGCGAGAGATCGGCACGTCGTTGAGGATACTGGCAAGGGTCAGCCCTTTATCCATCGCCGCCGTGTAGAGGAACGGTTTGATATTAGAGCCGACCTGACGCAGCGCCTGAGTGGCGCGGTTAAATTTGCTCTGGTTGAAATCAAACCCACCGACCAGCGCCAGCACGGCACCGTTTTGCGGGTTAATGGAGACCAGCGCGGAGTTCACGTCTGGCACCTGCGCCAGCCACCAGGCATCGCCCACCTGACGCACCCAGATTTGCTGTCCGGTCTGTACTACATCGGTCACCTTGCGTGGTGTTGGCCCTTGCAGGGTGTCAGAGCGATACGGACGCGCCCAGCGGATACCCTCCATGCGCAGGGAGACTGATGTGCCGTCTGCCAGTGTCGCAATGGCTTCCTGAGGGTCGGCTTGCGTGACCACTGCAGGCAGCAACGGGCCATAGGTTGGCAGCGCTTTCAGCGTACTGGTGATTTTTTTACTGTCCCAGGCGCTTTCACCCACCTTCCAGAGTACGTTGGATGGGCCGCGATAGCCGTGGCGCATATCGTAGTCCATCACGTTATTTCTCACCGCCTCCTGTGCCGCCTGCTGCACTTTGCGGGTGACCGTGGTGTACACGCGATAACCATCTTCATAGGCCTTATCGCCATACCGGCTGACCATTTCCTGGCGCACCATTTCGGTCAGATACGGGGCAGAGAAGGCGATCTCCGGCGCATGGTAGTTGGCGTCGATGACATCGTTGCGTGCCTGCTCATATTCACTCTGACTGATGTAGCCTTCGCTCAGCATACGTGACAGGACGACATTGCGACGTGCGGTGGCGCGATCGAGTGAGTAGAGCGGGTTAAACGTGGACGGGGCTTTAGGCAGGCCGGCAATGGTCGCCATTTCGCTTAAGGTCAGCTGCTCCACGGGTTTACCGAAGTACACCTGAGCCGCGGCACCCACGCCATAGGCGCGATAGCCGAGATAGATCTTGTTGAGGTAAAGCTCAAGGATTTCGTCTTTACTCAGCAACTGCTCAATGCGGATCGCGAGGAACACCTCTTTTATCTTACGTGTCAGCGTCTTTTCTGGGCTGAGGAAGAAGTTACGTGCCAGCTGCTGCGTGATGGTACTTGCCCCCTGAGAGGCATGCCCGGAGAACATCGCGACGCTTGCGGCGCGGAAAATCCCCACTGGATCAACACCGTGGTGCTCGTAAAAACGGCTGTCCTCAGTGGCGATGAAGGCCTTCACCATCACCGGGGGAATTTGATTTAAGGTCAGCGGGATACGGCGCTTTTCGCCGTACTGCGCCATCAGCTCGCCGTCGGCGCTGTAGACCTGCATTGGGATCTGGAGTCGCACATCACGAAGCGTAGCGACATCAGGTAGCTGCGGCTCAATATATTTGTACAAACCATAAATCGAGCCTGCTCCCAGCAGAATGCAACACACTGCAAGGATTAATAAATACTTTACGAACTTCACCGGAGATTTCCCATCTGGTTTCACTTGGGCAGTTTCTAAACAATCGCGCGGTAGTATAAAGGCAAGCCTGATTCATTGATATAGCCGTCACGGCGACGGGCGATAAGGAGATCGTGAAGCATGGCTTTCAAAACATGGCAAACGGGCGTTCATATTCAACAAGATAGGGTGCTGATTGTCGCGCTGGTTCGCGAGCGTCTCAGCTGGTGTCTGCGCCGCTGGTGGGCGATACCGCTGACGGAAGGCATCATCCTCGACGGGAAAATTTGTCAGCCAGAACAATTATTTGACGCATTACGCGACTGGCGGCGTACGTTGCCGCATCAGCACCGGGTGTTCCTCTCATTTCCGGCCGCGCGTACCCTGCAACGATCGCTGCCCCGCCCGGCTATCGCCCTTTGCGACAGCGAACAGCTCTCCTGGCTGGGGGCTACGCTCTCGCGTGAACTGGAGATGTCCCCTGACGCGCTGTGCTTCGATTACGCACAGGACACGTTCAGCAACACATTTCATGTCACCGCAGCGCAAAACAAAGAGGTTGAAACACTTCTGACGCTCGCGAAAACGCTGCATTTACGTTTGGTGACGATTACCCCGGATGCCAGCGCGCTGGCAAACCTTCTTCCTGCGGTGGCGCCGGCGCAGTGTGTCGCGTGGCGAGACGAGCATCAGTGGTTGTGGGCAATGCGCCACCAGTGGGGGCGCCGCTTCGCTACCGAGGCCAAAAGCGTGGCTGAACTGGCGGCACTGTTGGCCCTCGCGCCGGACGATATCGTGCTGTTTGATAGCCAGCGCGATCCGTGGGAGACCCTCTCTCGCACTCAGCCCCCGCTGCCGGAATGCGGTGCCGATTATACCGTCGCGCTGGCGCTGGCCATGAGCGAGGTGCCTGAATGAGCATGACCAATCTTCTTCCGTGGCGACAGCAACGACGCGCGCGCCGCCTGAGGTTCTGGGGAGGGCTGTCTGCAGCCGCGTCTGTTCTGACGCTGATAACGGTTTTCAGCCTGAGAATGCACGCCAACCTGAAACAGCACGCCCTGCAGGCTGAACTGGCGGGCATGCAGACCGTGCAGCGCGTGCTGTCTTCACGTCTGCCTCTTGCCACACCGGCGCCCACGCGCCAG
This region of Enterobacter cloacae complex sp. R_G8 genomic DNA includes:
- the mrcA gene encoding peptidoglycan glycosyltransferase/peptidoglycan DD-transpeptidase MrcA, which translates into the protein MKFVKYLLILAVCCILLGAGSIYGLYKYIEPQLPDVATLRDVRLQIPMQVYSADGELMAQYGEKRRIPLTLNQIPPVMVKAFIATEDSRFYEHHGVDPVGIFRAASVAMFSGHASQGASTITQQLARNFFLSPEKTLTRKIKEVFLAIRIEQLLSKDEILELYLNKIYLGYRAYGVGAAAQVYFGKPVEQLTLSEMATIAGLPKAPSTFNPLYSLDRATARRNVVLSRMLSEGYISQSEYEQARNDVIDANYHAPEIAFSAPYLTEMVRQEMVSRYGDKAYEDGYRVYTTVTRKVQQAAQEAVRNNVMDYDMRHGYRGPSNVLWKVGESAWDSKKITSTLKALPTYGPLLPAVVTQADPQEAIATLADGTSVSLRMEGIRWARPYRSDTLQGPTPRKVTDVVQTGQQIWVRQVGDAWWLAQVPDVNSALVSINPQNGAVLALVGGFDFNQSKFNRATQALRQVGSNIKPFLYTAAMDKGLTLASILNDVPISRWDAGAGSDWQPKNSPAEYAGPIRLRQGLGQSKNVVMVRAMRAMGVDYAAEYLQRFGFPAQNIVRTESLALGSASFTPLQVARGYSVMANGGFLIDPYFISKIENDQGGVLFEAKPKIACAECDIPVIYGNTPKSEVLENKDMEDVAVSQEQQNGVLPQPQLEQANQALVAQTGAQEYAPHVINTPLSFLIKSALNTNIFGEPGWQGTGWRAGRDLQRHDIGGKTGTTNSSKDAWFSGYGPGVVTSVWIGFDDHRRDLGRTTASGAIKDQISGYEGGAKSAQPAWDAYMKSVLEGVPEQPLTPPPGVVTVNIDRSTGQLANGGNSREEYFIEGTQPTTQAVHEVGTEIIDNGETHELF
- a CDS encoding DNA utilization protein HofM — encoded protein: MAFKTWQTGVHIQQDRVLIVALVRERLSWCLRRWWAIPLTEGIILDGKICQPEQLFDALRDWRRTLPHQHRVFLSFPAARTLQRSLPRPAIALCDSEQLSWLGATLSRELEMSPDALCFDYAQDTFSNTFHVTAAQNKEVETLLTLAKTLHLRLVTITPDASALANLLPAVAPAQCVAWRDEHQWLWAMRHQWGRRFATEAKSVAELAALLALAPDDIVLFDSQRDPWETLSRTQPPLPECGADYTVALALAMSEVPE